The nucleotide window gtgtcacctgtgtttgataatgagttaccctttataagtctgtctttgagtttagtcttttgtcggtctttaacgttatctggatgtgtgtgaaagccctctgtgttcctgcctgttcctgccttgttcatcttggagaattctattaaatttattgttgattgttaatctcgtctatcgtctcgtctcgtcctgcacacccgcgtgacagaaagaccgacccaaaaaaaattcacggcgtcttcccctgcgtttattttccgttttttttgtatcagtgtttagtttatttttttttcccccgtcatgaatgatcccgccgtcctcatcctcctcctgaagcaggggaaccgctctctcgaggaccacaccagagactttatattcctcgccccgtttacgcactacccggacagttgcctatgcacgttctaccgcgtgggacttaatgataacatccagaggcagctgtccggggagggtcctcgagagagcctcgccgactacatcgagtgggtgctggtgtccagcagagcttcgttgaccgcgaaggatgacaccagccccactccagacccagaacccagcccaacatcaccccgacaagcggagttgcagcccgagcccaccgacgatggagagcccgagccgagagcgacagagccagggccggacccatcggaccaggtgcgagagccgactgctacatccgcgacggtggagtacgacgtggagcaagagagggctacagagagccctgcccactgcaccaccactgggggtgagaatgagcaacactctggggacttaatagacttttccacagaaccactggcctgcctgaacttcccacccacccgccctcttctgcctatgcctgagtctccgctggtcccgtccagccatcctgagtctccgctggtcccgtccagccatcctgaatctccgctatcacctgtcagtccccctgctcaccctcagtcatccacctgtgcagtgggctcgccgcgggactgccagcttccatcggcgtctcggctggaggattcctcagctccgcctccagcctccgagtcctggactccgcctcggcccttcgaccccacggttccaccacggctctcgacgccctcctctccaccgtcgcccgtcgatccaccagctccaccgggctccatcgtctttccggctccgccctggtcagtcgtcaccccatcggctcctcaggactctgctcctccggctgtgcctcgtcgcgccgtcccaccggctccttgggactcctccttcctgcgggcacagcctccatcctctgtcgctccggctccgccgcggatctccgggactccgcctccgcctcgggcgccagagcctgttccaccttggccctccggatcctcggcgtcaccccggatcatcggctctccgtctccgcctcgggctcctccgccatctgctccacctctgtcggtcggccccatggagtcggcacgccttcctccaccatggttcctccctccgtcggctccacagtgggccgtcatcatggctgtggtctgggtcagttcctcctgcttcaggtccctcctgtttcctccctggctcctcccaccttcgtcgcccccctggactctcatgactttgtttgttgtccccctccaggggtaccgtcctccgcccaagcctcctcccttatgtactctgttttttccgcccctctcgttttttccacggcgcgaggacgcgcctttccggaggggggcgtgatgtcacaaccctgtctgtcattggtttcacccattgtcttcccctgccattctgttgtcatttggtttagccctcgtcaccgtcatctgttgcacctgtccttgtaattattagtcatctgtgtcacctgtgtttgataatgagttaccctttataagtctgtctttgagtttagtcttttgtcggtctttaacgttatctggatgtgtgtgaaagccctctgtgttcctgcctgttcctgccttgttcatcttggagaattctattaaatttattgttgattgttaatctcgtctatcgtctcgtctcgtcctgcacacccgcgtgacacaagtgaatgtaaacttttgtaccgggtcattttaataaactcaactattattttcttatgtgAACTACACGtacacatcttttatgtgaaaaatcttattcaggtcagtactaaataaacaataacatgcattttgtctgatccctcttatttaggttaaataattaacattttgcagattctgaaatgtggatgtaaacttttgatcttaaCTAGTCCTCAAAAAGTAGTCAAGTGACCAGTATGTTAAGCTTGACCTAAATAAACACTTAACCAGTATAGATTTAGAAGCAACATTGATCTGAAAACATCATGTTTGCTTCTCACTCAAGAAGAAACTTGCAGAACCTTGATAAACCTAACCTTGAGCTCTATCACAATACTCTGACCAGAACAGTGAGCATGCTAGAAATGTTTAACGCAAGGCCACCAGCTTATGAAATAGTCCTGGGTATTATTTACGTGAACTGACAATCCCAAGACGATAAGCAGCATCATATCCAGTAAACACCATGAGTCAGTGTGAAACCTTTGTGATGAGCTGGATCAGAGGTTCGACTCATGTCTGACCCGCTGCCATTTTTGTTTCGAGTTAGTCACAGTCTTTTTGTCCCTTTTGTTTTTTGCCTATTCCAAAACACATCAGACCCTCTAATCAGCCATTGTTCTTTTTCAAGGCTGATGCGCATGTGTATATGATAAAAGTGAGACAGAAGAACTGTGTCAAGGGAACTTTAAAGAAACAAGATGGAAATTATTGATTCAAAAGTCTCAGAATCCAAAAATCCACTGCATAGCTCTATAAACCATACAGTTCAACAAACCGAGGTAAAACATCACTGAGCTCTAAAATCCTGACAACCCATGTCGAAAAATGACTGATTCTTGTTCTTATCCCTCATTCCTCTCGTTCTTTCTTATCCCTTGCTTCTCTCAACTCTGGCTGCATTCTCTCCCAGAGCCCCAGAGGACAGCTTATCCAAGTCACAAACATTAAGCAAACATGTGCCGCATCTGGTAATGAAAaagcagagagacagaaacagagaaagagagagagagagagagagagagagagagaaagtgacagGGATCAGGGAGAGTCTCTCTTCTGCTGACTGGAGCGTATATAAGACAGTACATCGTCTCTGTCGTCAGTGTCGCTGAGCTCACTGTTACAGCAACTGAAGCATTTCTCATTCAGCATGCAGGATCACAATCACAGAGGGGCTCTTCTAGCCTGGAGCCTGGTGTTTTTGGTGCTTGTCCAACAGGTAATtatgatattttaatattttaaaaatgaatttgttcACAGCTTCCCAAACTGTtgacttttgttttatttatattactgtTACATGTTACTccagtggatttttttttaaatacttcagATCACTAAAatattagcttaatatttttaatataataatataagataaccaatactattaaaataatgaactgtatatgtgaccctggaccacaaaaccagtcataagggtcagttttttgaaattgagatttatacatcacctgaaagatgaataaatatgttaggataggacaatatttggcttaaatgtttgaaaatctGGCATATGAcagtgccaaaaaatctaaatattgagaaaatcgcttgtaaagttgtccaaattaagttcttagcaatgcatatttctaatcaaaaattaagttttgacatttaCAGTTTtcgctattgcaacaaatatccttaagactggttttgtggtccagggtcacaaatgtggtttataatattgttttttgtaattattgtttaaaggtacaaatatttagttttagttttaggtgTATTTATTACTTTACAAATAACATATTATGAACCTAATAGTCAAACTTGTGAAACATAACCACATAAACTATGCAGAAATGTTATCTATTTCATTAAACGGATATTACTTATACAATATTACATGAGCTGATTTACACATTGTGTATTTTAGGTGACCTGCACTCCTGCACCAAAATCAGACACACCTTCAACTTCTGTGCAGGAAGTTCAAAGGTCACTGAAGCGAACAGCTCGAATGACCCCGTTATGGAGAATCATGGGTACTAAACCTCACGGCGCCTACTGCCAGAACAACTATGAGTGCTCGACAGGAATATGCAGGTCATTGCATGCATTTTCTATCCTGCTGACAGTATttcaaacatatttttaaaaaaggtcCTGATTCTTCATTTTACATTTGCTCCACAGGAAAGGCCACTGTTCCTACAGCCAATCAATTAATTCCTAAACCAAAGACTCCGTCCTTCTCCGATCTGAGGTTTCTACACCATGCATGAAGAAAACTTGATTCAATGAGCAACAGGAGGCAACTGAATGTACAATGCAGTTAATCATCAGTTAGACATACAGTATAGTAAGCCACAAATGAGGCAATAGGTAAAGTTCTGAAGATTGTGCTTATCATGAGGTACATAACATGTGGAGTCTTTTGAGACATAAACCTCATAATCTACCTGTGCAGTGGTATTGCTATATATAAGAAGCATTATTAGTGGAATTTGCATGACTGACATATTTCAGGTGGTGCTGGGAAGGTGATAGAGTATGTGTTTTGGGCCAGTTTCCCTGAACCAGATTAAGTCCTGGATGTCCATAGTGCAGAGTATAGCCTTTGGCACAAACAGCTCATCTCAGGACTAAGCTTAGTCCAAACATGGAAACTGGTCTGTAGTATTAGATCATGTTACTTGCAAGTTATCTATGCAAGTGTAGGCAAACGTGTCTACTAGTGCCTTAGCTCAACTCAAATGTCGTTGAACCAAAGCTAGCCTGGAGAGAAAGGGATAGAGAAAGTGCAAAGGTTGCCATTATTGATCGTGCCTAGATATTATTAACAATTTGCCTCCGTCCTCTGCCTTTATCTGTATgctcatgtttgttttttttgtttgtttgttttttttatttaagactCATTTATCTATCACTATTTATGTTGTTATATACAAGTGTCTCCACCTCATCTCACAAATCAGGATTTCCAAGCATTGTTTCAATATTggattacttatttatttgtttgtatgaCTCACCAGTTCATTTACTGCTCATTTTTTATATATCTGACTATATATCACTACGATTTATACGTTATATTTACTGTACTGTTACTCTATATGTGCATGTCTCATAAGAGTGAACTTTGGGATTCTGAAATAAAAACATGTTCTGAGAAAATTTGGCCAGCTGCTGTTCCAGGAAAAACTTAATTCTagtgcatttaaaaatgttaacattTATGAATTTTGCCTGAATAGCTGGATGTCAGTCACTGCTTACCGATTTGTCATGCAAGCCTCTGTGGTGTGATCAGGGTTTTTGAGCTGAGACCAGAGACCACGCAGCACACAGCAGCCATTTGGCTGATATGGCAGAAATCAAAGAGGTTAGCCAAGCATGTGCAGTGCAGATTGGGGAATAATGTTCAGAGACATATAAATCAACGATTCTGAAATgttaataaacagaacaaaagtaaaaaattgaCTTTTCAAATGGCTAGAACTGACATTGCTAGACAGATAGATCAAGCGATATGAAGATCATGACATGGTGAGGTATTGAGGATTTTGAGCAACAGCTCAGCACTCAGCTTCGGTCTGCTGTTCACGCACATTCTGACTGACAAAGAACTTTGGAATTCACAGAACTGTAGTTAAGTACTTGCGATCTGTGTCATTTCTCCTGATCGTTTTAAGTTCTAAACACTAGTAGATGATCCACACCACTCAAACATGACACTATCTGTACAAAAATTGATTGTaattttaagtcaaaagtttaaagtcaccttgcagaatctgcaaaaggttaattattttaccaaaataagagggatcatacataaagcatgttattttttatttagtactgacctgaataagatgtttcacataatagacatttccatatagtccacaagagaaaataatagttggatttataatcCTGACCTCGTTCTAAAGTTTACACACTGGGTTgtatacctgaatgatccactgattagaggatgtttttttgtttagtgatagttgttcatgaatcccttttttgtcctgaacagttaaactgcctgctgtttttcagaaaaaaatcctttaggtccgacaaattctgtggtttttcagcattcttgtgtatttgaaccctttcctacaatgactttacgattttgagatccatttaaggacaactgagggactaatatgcaactattacagaaggtttgaatgctcattgatgcttcagaaggaaacacaatggatTATGAGCTGGGGgttgaaaaccttttgaatttcagtgtagatttgaagatcagggtaaattgcacttattttgtcttctggaaaacatgcaagtatcttctgtagcttcttttttttaaaaattagaaTATGCAAGATGTACATAAATTGGGatcacaaacaaataaacaaacaaacaaaaaaaacagacaggcaaaacaaaaccaataCAGTCAGGAACTGACAGATGCGtgcgtgtgtgcatgtgtgcatgTAAAGGTAACTGGGTGGACATGTCACAGTACATACATTGGAAAACAAGAGATagagggaaaggaaaggaagatatatatatatgcaaataaacatatatacataaacatgtataagtcaatatatgaaaacaaataacatagatataaataaaacatagATATAAAGAAATCAGTCAGTGGTAAGGAGTTTGGGGaaccacaactactactacaatctCTACTACTACAATAACTGCTACTGCAacaaccacaactactactacaatctCTATTACTACGataactgctactactactacatcagcaacttgaTTAATGACAATGGTATAAATACTTGGTAGTGATGATAATAAGATAACAGGAGGACAAATCAGAACAGTAATGATAGCAAAAGTAtaagtaataatattaatgatagtaaTAAAGAGGTGAGGGGGGGGGGGTTGGGAAATCAGGAAGAggaccaataataataataataataattagaagaaaAGGAAAGAGCAGAAAAAAGAGGAAATAGAAAAAAGGAACAAACAGTAGAAAAAATAAGTAGAAGAGGAGGAAGGGAAGAGGAGAAAAAACAATAGAGAAATAGGGCGcaaaggaaaataataataataataataataataaaagtaaaaaccaaaaacaatattacaataataataataataataatagtagtagtagtagtaataagaTTGAAAGAGGTAAACAGTGATAATTATAATATActcatattgataataataataaaacaacaacattaataattatatgaGGAGGTGGAAGTTATATGATCAGCCTTGAAGTGCACAGTGTGTGTCAGTTGCTTTGTGATGCATTAAAAAGGTATGACGTTCAGCATGGATCAATCCAGTGCAATGCCCAGGCTGCCATGCCCACCTCGCCCTTACCCTGTGAatgaagtttatttttttatttttatatatatatatgtgtttcCGCCTCCCTCCTAATTCCCTCTTTCAATCTGTCCTTTCTTCCCTCTTTTCCTCCCCTCTCTTCCCCCCTTTTGATCGaatctgttttttatttaaattttttttttttttttttttaatattccaaATTGGGGTGTATTTACATGGTATGAGTGGGGAATTTGTGATCTGATGGAACTTCCACCAGGCTGTCAGAGTTGCTTCTATTGTTGGTGTTTTAAAACAGTGATGTTTTTTGATTGTTTGACTGTGAAAAGGTAATTCTGAAATGTTAATGTCTTTGCAGATTGATTGTTCAATATCTTGCCATGTGTATTCTGATGAGTTAGGTTGAATCCATTTGTATATGTTTTGGAGTTGATTTGCcagaaaataattgtaaaaatgtgGTGCTTCTAATCCACCTTGTGATTTTGGTTTCTGTAGGGTTGTTCATTTAATTCTTGGGGTCTTGTTTTTCCAGTAGAATTTTGTGATAATTGAATCTAGAGATTTGAACCAGATACGAGTGGGCTGTGTTGGAATCATTGAAAATAAGTAGTTTATTTTTGGGAGTATAGACATTTTTGTTACTGATATTCTGCCCATGATTGATAATGGTAATTTCATCCAACGTTGAAGATCGTCatctatttttttaagtaatgggGTATAGTTGAGTGCAAACAACTCTGACAGCTTGGCGGAAACATTGATACCCAAATATGTGATGTAATTGGTGCACAAAGGGATTTGGGATGTTTGGGATGTCACATCCACGCTGGTGGAATTTAATGGAAGTATAGCCGATTTATTCCAATTAATTGAGTATTCAGAGATGTTTGAAAAGGTATCCATGAGTTTTATTGTTTCTTGTGATGATTTGGGGGTTTTGTAAGTATAATAATATATCATCAGCGTAAAGACTTATTATATGGTGtatgtttaatgtttgaattcCTTTGATGTACTTGTTTTGACGGATAGCTGCTGCAAGTGGTTCGATGAATATGGTGAATAGAGATGGAGAGAGTGGGCATCCTTGTCTAGTTCCCCGGTGTAGAGTGAAGCTGCGTGATGTTAGTCCGTTAGTAATGACAGTGGCTGAGAGTGATGTGTAGAGAATTTTAATCCAGTTAATAAATGACTCCCCAAAACCAAACCTCTCTAATGTGGAAAACAGGAATTTCCAGTTTACTTTATCAAATGCTTTTTCCGCATCAAGAGTAGCTATgacagatttgtttttgtttattgatgAGTGGTGAATTAGGTTTATGAGTCTGCGTGTATTGTTTGATGCTTGTCTACCTTTAATGAAACCGGTTTGGTCGGGATGGATTatagtttacacccctggctcttaatgcattgtttttccttctgaaacatcagtgagcatttgaaccttgtgtaatagttgcatatgggtccctcagttgtcctcagtgtgaaaagatggttctcaaaatcatacagtcattgttggaaagggttcaaacacacaaaaatgctgaaaaaccaaagaatttgtggaacttgaaggatttttctgaagaacaacaggcagttcaactgttcaggacaaacaagggattcatgaacaactatcactaaacaaaaaaacatcctctaatcagtggatcattcaggtatacAACCCAGTGTGTAAACTTTAGAAActagggactcgtgaacaactatcactaaaaaaaaaaaagttctgtagatagattatattttaatgtatttttactttttaccaCAAACCACATTACTTTGGCAACCACAGCTGCaaggatttttaaaataaaaaatgaaggcAAACGTCCCAACATAATTATTACTTTCCAGTAATAAGGTATATCTTAAATAAGAATATATTAGGTATACACATCAGCATAACAAGTCAAGATTAGCTGGGACAGTGCAATGATAAGCCAAAAATGTCtaaatgtccaaaattatttggATACAAATCACTGTTCAGAAGTAGGTGAAGATGAGAGGAAGGAGGGGTGAAATTCTCAGATGAAGGGAgcagacaaaacaaaaacagacaattATACCTGAAAC belongs to Garra rufa chromosome 3, GarRuf1.0, whole genome shotgun sequence and includes:
- the leap2 gene encoding liver-expressed antimicrobial peptide 2, whose product is MQDHNHRGALLAWSLVFLVLVQQVTCTPAPKSDTPSTSVQEVQRSLKRTARMTPLWRIMGTKPHGAYCQNNYECSTGICRKGHCSYSQSINS